The genomic DNA CATGTAGCGGAAAAGGACATCGTCGAAGGGGATCCCGTCAGGCATTTTCCCCGCGTAGCCTATCATGGGCACGTGGCCGTGGGTGTTGATCATTCCCGGCATGACAAGGTGCCCTGCAAGGTCGTGGATTTCGGCGGCTTCATAGCGGCTTGTTATAGTCTCGTAGGGCCCGATTTCCTCAATCATGCCGCTGTGGATGGCGACGGCCCAGTCCCGGTGGAGGTCTCTGTCACCCGGGGCCATGGTAATGAGGTACGGGGCCTTTATCACTGAATCGGCTTTTTTCATGGCATCAGCTCTTTATCACTTTTTCCAGGCGCTTGAGGGTCTCGGGCCTGACAGCCCTTACACGGTGGAGCATCACCTTCTGCACTTTCCCCTTGAGGGGCATCTCCTTGAGGGGATCGCTCTCGATCTCGTCCTTCACCTTCACGTAACAGCTGTCGCTGATGGTCACCAGGCTGTCGAGGTCCTTCGAGAGGGCCTGGATGCGTGCCGCCGTGTTGGTCGTGTCGCCCATCGCCACGAGCTGCGCCTTGCTGTCACTGCCCACGACGCCCTCGGCCACGGGCCCTGTGCAGATGCCCACCCCCACCTCGAAAACCATGCCCTTGACAAGGCCCCACTTCTCGCGGAGCCCGGCGATTGCAGCCTGCATCTCGAGGCCCGACTTGATGGCGAGCAGCGCATGCTCCTTCTGCCCGTCGATAACGCCGAATCCCACCATCTCGGCATCGCCCAGGTAGTCCAGGATGGTGCCCCTGTTTTTATCGAAGATCTTGTTCATCTCCGTGTGGTATTCCGTCATCAGCTTCGTGAGCTCAACGGGTGAGAGCTTCTCGGAGATGGTGGAGAAGCCCCTGATATCGGCGAAGATGATGGTGGCCTCGACCTCGCGGGTTCCCACGTGAGCCCTTGTCTCGTCCTTGAGGATCTCCTCGCCGAGGCGGTGTGAGACAAACTGCCCGAAGTAGGAGATGAACTGCTTGCGCTCATAAAAGATGAGGGCGATGAAGAGGAGGAGGAGGCCCGTGAGGGGTGTATAAAGATTGATGAGAGTATGGAAATAAATGAATGACAACGCGCAGATGAGGACCCATAGACCGCAGAGACCGCAGAAAAAAAAGATTCTTATGCTCCATTTTATTGGCCTGGAAAAGATAAATGCCCCGAGAAATAAAGGGACAAGGGGGAGCAACCAGTCAAAATAGGCATTATAACCTGTAAAAGCATTATTAAGAATGGATGATATGGCAAATGCATGGATAACGCCACCTGGCATCTGATCATCATCGCTCTGATCTTCTGCTGCCTGTCTTGAGTAGGGGGTATAAAAGGTGTCATGGGGGTCAAGGCTGTTATATATAAGAACAATGCAACCCTTTACCCTGTTCCTGATGGTTTCCAGAAGTGCCTTCGAGGTTTCACTTCTTTTCTCGTCGAGTATTATGCTTATGGGCCATTCCTGCCCCAGCTTGATAAATTGCCTTCTTGATCCTGAATAATCAATCATCATCCTGTAGGGAAATTTTTCATCGCTTGCCTTGATGAATGGTATGGAAATATCTTTTAACTGCATTGTTGAAAAGAAACCGTTTTCGTCTGTTGTAATCGGCTCTTTTTCGTAGTCTTTGAAAAGTTGGACAGAAAGGAGGCTCAGTGAGAGGCAGTAGATATTCTCATCGAAGCTTTTCCTTGTATCTGTGAGAGGATTCATATATACCAGAGGCAGATAGCGGTATACTTTCCTGTCCGTGACGACCACGTGACCAAAATAAGCGCCGCTTTCCTTGAAGCTTTTTGGTGGTTCTTCAGGCGCCATTTCATTATAGTCCCAGGGCTGCGCAAGTATGACCTTTCCATGATTTCTTATAGATCTTATGAACTCTCTGTCTTCACTGGGGATCTCTTTTCTCATGTAGAAATCAAATGCGATGACTTCTGCCCCTGCTTCTTTGAGAAAGTCCACCACTTTTGCATAAAGGATTCGATTCCATGGGAAGGGGCCATATTTATCAGTATCACTCCTGTTTATGGATAAAAGGCATATATTGCGGTGAGGTGGTCTTTTCCCGAAATTCACCATGAGATCGTCCCACCATGAGGAGTTAAAGCTGGCAAGTATTCCCCATTGATTGATGGCGATCATGAACAGGAAAATCAATATGGCGCAGAAAAAGAGGAAACCAGCCCTCCCTAATTTCTTCTTGTCCTTTTTTTTATCGCCTTTCTGAGACAACATAATTATTTAATGGGATTAGAATCATA from Candidatus Eremiobacterota bacterium includes the following:
- a CDS encoding adenylate/guanylate cyclase domain-containing protein: MLSQKGDKKKDKKKLGRAGFLFFCAILIFLFMIAINQWGILASFNSSWWDDLMVNFGKRPPHRNICLLSINRSDTDKYGPFPWNRILYAKVVDFLKEAGAEVIAFDFYMRKEIPSEDREFIRSIRNHGKVILAQPWDYNEMAPEEPPKSFKESGAYFGHVVVTDRKVYRYLPLVYMNPLTDTRKSFDENIYCLSLSLLSVQLFKDYEKEPITTDENGFFSTMQLKDISIPFIKASDEKFPYRMMIDYSGSRRQFIKLGQEWPISIILDEKRSETSKALLETIRNRVKGCIVLIYNSLDPHDTFYTPYSRQAAEDQSDDDQMPGGVIHAFAISSILNNAFTGYNAYFDWLLPLVPLFLGAFIFSRPIKWSIRIFFFCGLCGLWVLICALSFIYFHTLINLYTPLTGLLLLFIALIFYERKQFISYFGQFVSHRLGEEILKDETRAHVGTREVEATIIFADIRGFSTISEKLSPVELTKLMTEYHTEMNKIFDKNRGTILDYLGDAEMVGFGVIDGQKEHALLAIKSGLEMQAAIAGLREKWGLVKGMVFEVGVGICTGPVAEGVVGSDSKAQLVAMGDTTNTAARIQALSKDLDSLVTISDSCYVKVKDEIESDPLKEMPLKGKVQKVMLHRVRAVRPETLKRLEKVIKS